The Microbulbifer hydrolyticus genome has a segment encoding these proteins:
- a CDS encoding SPFH domain-containing protein: MIKEKRAFTVSGYGMLVVLLLLQLFTAGMLVRSLMATQFFAVPLWAVAFVIVTFCWHGLFMVAPNQGKILQLFGKYVGTEHTTGLRWTNPLIFKRTPISLRVRNFESGKLKVNDANGNPIEIATVVVWKVVDSAEAYFEVDDYESFVTIQSEAALRNVANEHPYDNHSEEAISLRGDPVSIAEKIRDQVQERLGRAGIQVIEARISHLAYAPEIAQAMLRKQQAGAVLAARKLIVQGAVEMVTDAIATLAESHALELDEERKANMVNNLMVVICGEQQAQPVINSGSLY, translated from the coding sequence ATGATCAAGGAAAAACGCGCATTCACCGTGAGCGGCTATGGGATGCTGGTGGTACTTCTGCTGCTGCAACTGTTCACCGCCGGTATGCTGGTGCGGAGTCTGATGGCGACGCAATTCTTTGCGGTGCCGTTGTGGGCGGTGGCGTTTGTGATCGTCACATTCTGCTGGCACGGCCTGTTCATGGTGGCGCCCAATCAGGGAAAGATCCTGCAACTTTTCGGTAAATACGTGGGTACTGAACACACCACCGGGCTGCGCTGGACCAACCCGCTGATTTTCAAGCGCACGCCCATTTCACTGCGGGTGCGCAATTTCGAGAGCGGCAAGCTCAAGGTCAACGATGCCAACGGCAACCCGATTGAGATCGCCACGGTGGTGGTCTGGAAGGTGGTAGACTCGGCGGAAGCCTACTTTGAAGTGGACGACTACGAGAGTTTCGTCACCATCCAGAGCGAGGCGGCGCTGCGCAATGTGGCCAATGAACATCCTTACGATAACCACAGTGAGGAGGCGATTTCCCTGCGCGGCGACCCTGTCAGTATTGCGGAAAAAATTCGCGATCAGGTACAGGAGCGGTTGGGTCGCGCCGGTATTCAGGTGATCGAGGCGCGTATCAGCCACCTGGCCTATGCGCCGGAAATAGCCCAGGCCATGTTGCGCAAGCAGCAGGCCGGTGCGGTACTGGCGGCGCGCAAGCTGATTGTGCAGGGCGCGGTGGAGATGGTCACCGATGCGATTGCCACGCTGGCGGAGTCCCACGCACTGGAACTGGATGAAGAGCGCAAGGCGAATATGGTCAACAACCTGATGGTGGTCATCTGTGGCGAACAGCAGGCGCAGCCGGTGATCAACAGCGGCAGTCTCTACTGA
- the cyaY gene encoding iron donor protein CyaY gives MTQTASNAAYNAAIEETLIAIEDALDECDVDMDYERADSVLTITLEDNGTQVILSRQSAVQELWVAARSGGFHLSFQPSGERAGWKCSTTGEDLPTLLDRVLTEQQGSAVSLGL, from the coding sequence ATGACCCAGACAGCCTCAAATGCTGCCTACAACGCCGCAATCGAAGAAACCCTGATCGCTATCGAGGATGCGCTCGATGAGTGCGACGTGGACATGGATTATGAACGCGCGGATTCGGTGCTGACGATTACCCTGGAGGACAACGGTACCCAGGTAATTCTGTCGCGCCAGAGTGCGGTGCAGGAGCTGTGGGTAGCGGCGCGCTCGGGGGGCTTTCACCTGAGTTTCCAACCTTCTGGAGAAAGAGCGGGGTGGAAGTGCTCCACCACCGGGGAGGATCTGCCGACGCTGCTGGATCGCGTATTGACCGAGCAGCAGGGGAGTGCCGTTTCCCTCGGGCTTTGA
- the lptM gene encoding LPS translocon maturation chaperone LptM, whose translation MRIPTTPLVLSLTLAGALTGCGQKGPLYLPQDPAAPTPSSVPARGASSQPPAATTGQPQTETGEKDQPAQADKNSNRANPEQHTEAEAVFK comes from the coding sequence ATGCGTATACCGACCACTCCCCTGGTACTGTCACTCACCCTCGCCGGTGCACTGACCGGCTGTGGCCAGAAAGGCCCGCTGTACCTGCCGCAGGACCCGGCTGCGCCGACCCCCTCGAGTGTTCCCGCCCGCGGCGCCAGCAGCCAGCCGCCCGCGGCCACCACCGGCCAGCCGCAGACGGAAACCGGCGAGAAAGACCAGCCGGCACAGGCAGACAAAAATTCAAACCGGGCAAACCCGGAGCAACACACGGAAGCAGAAGCAGTATTCAAATGA
- the lysA gene encoding diaminopimelate decarboxylase codes for MNDFHYQQGSLWAEGVSLEQIAEQFGTPTYVYSRAHFERQYRAYADALGDHPGMVCYAIKANSNLGVLSVLAQLGAGFDIVSAGELERVLMAGGDPAKVVFSGVGKTADEMRRALEVGVHCFNVESESELERLESVAAEMGTVAPVSLRVNPDVDAKTHPYISTGLKENKFGIAIERAPDVYKKVAASSSLEAVGVDCHIGSQLTEINPFLDALDRLLLLIDQLAESGTVLQHLDLGGGLGVRYRGEEPPEVSDYLGAVKEKLEGRNLALVLEPGRSISANGGALLTRVEYLKHTEDHNFAIVDAAMNDNLRPALYQAWQDIVAVTPSNAAPESWDIVGPVCETGDFLGKHRPLALEQGQLLAMLSAGAYGFTMSSNYNSRTRAAEVLVDGDKTYLVRARESFTDLVRGESTVPTKD; via the coding sequence ATGAACGATTTCCACTACCAGCAGGGAAGCCTGTGGGCCGAGGGCGTCAGCCTGGAACAGATTGCCGAACAGTTCGGCACCCCGACTTATGTATACAGCCGTGCCCATTTCGAGCGCCAGTACCGGGCCTATGCGGACGCCCTGGGCGATCACCCCGGCATGGTCTGCTACGCCATCAAGGCCAACAGCAACCTGGGTGTCCTGTCCGTGCTGGCGCAACTGGGGGCGGGCTTTGACATCGTTTCTGCCGGTGAACTCGAGCGAGTTCTGATGGCCGGCGGCGATCCCGCCAAAGTGGTCTTCTCCGGTGTGGGCAAGACCGCTGACGAAATGCGCCGCGCGCTGGAAGTCGGCGTGCACTGTTTCAATGTGGAATCCGAATCGGAGCTGGAGCGGCTCGAGTCCGTTGCCGCGGAAATGGGTACCGTGGCCCCGGTGTCCCTGCGGGTAAACCCGGACGTGGATGCCAAGACCCACCCGTACATTTCCACCGGGCTGAAAGAAAACAAATTCGGTATCGCCATCGAGCGTGCGCCCGACGTGTATAAAAAGGTGGCAGCCTCCAGCAGCCTCGAGGCCGTCGGTGTGGATTGCCATATCGGCTCGCAGCTTACCGAAATCAACCCGTTCCTCGATGCACTCGACCGGCTGCTGCTGTTGATCGACCAGCTCGCGGAAAGCGGCACCGTATTGCAGCACCTGGATCTGGGCGGCGGCCTCGGCGTGCGCTATCGTGGTGAAGAACCGCCGGAGGTGAGCGACTACCTGGGAGCCGTGAAAGAAAAACTCGAGGGGCGCAACCTGGCCCTGGTGCTGGAACCCGGCCGCTCCATTTCCGCCAACGGCGGCGCGCTGCTGACCCGGGTGGAATACCTGAAGCACACCGAAGACCACAACTTCGCCATCGTCGACGCGGCGATGAACGACAACCTGCGCCCTGCGCTGTACCAGGCGTGGCAGGATATCGTGGCGGTCACGCCGTCCAATGCCGCTCCCGAGAGCTGGGACATCGTCGGCCCGGTGTGCGAGACCGGGGACTTCCTCGGCAAGCACCGCCCGCTGGCACTTGAACAGGGACAGTTGCTGGCGATGCTCTCTGCCGGCGCGTATGGTTTTACCATGAGCTCCAATTACAATTCGCGCACCCGCGCAGCCGAAGTACTGGTGGACGGCGACAAGACCTACCTTGTACGGGCGCGGGAAAGCTTCACGGATCTGGTGCGTGGTGAATCCACGGTGCCAACCAAGGACTGA
- the dapF gene encoding diaminopimelate epimerase has translation MRLKFTKMHGLGNDFVMVDGITQRVKLSPEKVRQIADRHIGIGCDQLLLVEAPRDPEADFRYRIYNADGSEVENCGNGARCFARFVRDRRLTSKEHILVETAAGTLKLNIQGADQVSVDMGEPVLEPAKIPFEADIQAETYPLEVDGETYNIGAVSMGNPHAVLLVEDVLKAPVETLGAIIERHPRFPAKVNVGFLQIEARDRARLRVFERGVGETRACGTGACAAMVSARLRGLVDEELHITLPGGTLTIHWPGPGEPVTMTGPATAVYHGQIAL, from the coding sequence ATGCGCCTCAAATTCACCAAAATGCACGGCCTCGGCAACGACTTCGTGATGGTCGACGGCATCACCCAGCGGGTGAAGCTGTCACCGGAGAAAGTCCGCCAGATCGCCGACCGCCATATCGGCATCGGGTGCGATCAGCTGTTGCTGGTGGAAGCGCCGCGGGACCCGGAAGCGGATTTCCGCTACCGCATCTACAATGCCGACGGCAGCGAGGTGGAGAATTGCGGCAACGGCGCGCGCTGTTTCGCCCGCTTTGTGCGCGACCGCCGCCTCACCAGCAAGGAACATATTCTCGTCGAAACTGCGGCGGGGACCCTGAAACTGAATATTCAGGGCGCGGACCAGGTTAGCGTGGACATGGGTGAGCCGGTGCTGGAGCCCGCAAAGATTCCCTTTGAGGCCGACATCCAGGCCGAAACCTATCCGCTGGAAGTGGATGGCGAAACCTATAACATCGGCGCCGTCTCCATGGGTAATCCGCACGCGGTGCTACTGGTCGAGGATGTATTGAAGGCCCCGGTGGAGACTCTCGGCGCAATTATCGAGCGCCACCCGCGCTTTCCCGCCAAGGTAAATGTCGGCTTTCTGCAGATCGAAGCGCGCGATCGCGCGCGTCTGCGTGTTTTTGAACGCGGCGTGGGCGAGACCCGCGCCTGTGGCACCGGTGCCTGTGCGGCCATGGTCTCGGCACGCCTGCGCGGCCTGGTGGACGAGGAGCTGCACATCACCCTCCCCGGCGGCACCCTGACAATCCACTGGCCCGGGCCCGGAGAGCCGGTTACCATGACCGGACCCGCCACGGCGGTATATCACGGACAGATAGCACTCTGA
- a CDS encoding DUF484 family protein: MTEHSDAPLIDSAVEASLEKQQASDNENQRNRKLLSRQVARYLIQNPTFFAENMELLENIQLPRESGKTVSLMTHQTNLLRERNIEMRQRLDQLLQNARENDQLFLHSRRLVLALLEARTVAEAGDALLKSFKQDFKVEVTALTLFGPLPGSGKQLGDVRSSARTSAETAIGSILRNGRTVCGTLRPTETAYLFGKHADRVASAAVVPLADQLGVLAVGSSDPNHYRSSLDTLFLSYIGEILERLLPNLLVRS, translated from the coding sequence ATGACCGAACACAGCGACGCCCCCCTGATCGACAGTGCCGTCGAGGCCAGCCTGGAAAAGCAGCAAGCCAGTGACAACGAAAACCAGCGCAACAGAAAACTGCTGTCGCGGCAGGTGGCCCGCTACCTGATCCAGAACCCCACCTTTTTTGCCGAGAACATGGAGCTGCTGGAAAACATCCAGCTACCCAGGGAGTCCGGCAAGACGGTGTCACTGATGACGCACCAGACCAACCTGCTGCGCGAGCGCAATATCGAAATGCGCCAGCGGCTGGACCAGCTGCTGCAGAATGCACGGGAAAATGATCAGCTGTTCCTGCACAGCCGCCGCCTGGTACTGGCGCTGCTGGAAGCACGCACCGTGGCAGAAGCCGGTGACGCCCTGCTGAAAAGCTTCAAACAAGACTTCAAGGTAGAGGTCACCGCGCTGACCCTGTTCGGGCCGCTGCCCGGTTCCGGCAAGCAGCTCGGCGATGTACGCAGCAGCGCCCGTACCAGTGCCGAGACCGCGATTGGCTCTATCCTGCGCAACGGGCGCACCGTGTGCGGCACCCTGCGCCCGACGGAAACTGCCTACCTGTTCGGCAAGCACGCCGACAGGGTCGCCTCCGCGGCGGTGGTGCCCCTCGCCGACCAGCTGGGTGTCCTCGCCGTGGGCTCCAGTGACCCCAACCACTACCGCTCCAGCCTGGACACCCTGTTTTTGTCCTACATCGGCGAAATCCTCGAACGGCTGCTGCCCAACCTGCTGGTACGGAGCTGA
- the xerC gene encoding tyrosine recombinase XerC: MAAATDAFLLHLQQKNLSPHTQAAYRRDLDKLQQLADEEQLAELHTLDEMRLRSWLARLHRGGLSPKSLQRWLSAVRTLLRFCVREGWLKANVAEGLRAPKAAKTLPKLLDVDAAAQFVESPRGTGADGGDDLLTLRDAAILELFYSSGLRLSELTGLNWEDLDLRGGEVRVTGKGNKTRVLPVGRHARRALEDWRRHAPSAIADALGADPVFTSAKGRRLGNRAVQQRLAHWARAGGADQRVHPHMLRHSFASHMLESSGDLRAVQELLGHADISTTQIYTHLDFQHLSRVYDKAHPRARKKD, encoded by the coding sequence CTGGCTGCAGCGACGGATGCGTTCCTGCTGCACCTGCAGCAGAAAAACCTCTCGCCCCACACTCAGGCCGCCTACCGCCGCGACCTCGACAAGCTGCAACAGCTGGCGGACGAGGAACAGCTGGCTGAACTCCACACCCTCGATGAGATGCGCCTTCGCAGTTGGCTGGCGCGCCTGCACCGTGGCGGCCTGTCCCCGAAAAGCCTGCAACGCTGGCTCTCCGCCGTGCGCACCCTGCTGCGCTTCTGCGTGCGCGAGGGCTGGCTGAAAGCGAATGTCGCGGAGGGACTGCGGGCGCCCAAGGCGGCCAAAACACTGCCCAAGCTGCTCGATGTGGACGCCGCCGCGCAGTTCGTGGAAAGCCCGCGGGGAACGGGCGCAGACGGCGGGGATGACCTGCTGACCCTGCGCGACGCCGCGATACTCGAACTGTTTTACAGCAGCGGCCTGCGCCTGTCTGAATTGACCGGGCTCAACTGGGAAGACCTCGACCTGCGCGGCGGGGAAGTCCGGGTGACCGGTAAAGGCAACAAGACCCGGGTGTTGCCGGTGGGGCGGCACGCGCGCCGCGCACTGGAAGACTGGCGTCGCCACGCGCCTTCAGCCATCGCCGACGCACTGGGTGCAGACCCGGTATTTACCAGCGCCAAAGGTCGCCGTCTTGGCAACCGCGCGGTACAGCAACGCCTGGCCCATTGGGCCCGCGCCGGTGGCGCCGACCAGCGGGTGCACCCGCACATGCTGCGCCACTCTTTCGCCAGCCATATGCTCGAATCCAGCGGTGACCTGCGCGCGGTGCAGGAGCTACTGGGGCACGCGGACATCAGCACCACCCAGATCTACACCCACCTGGATTTCCAGCACCTCAGCCGGGTCTACGACAAGGCCCACCCGCGGGCGCGGAAGAAGGATTAG
- a CDS encoding DUF3604 domain-containing protein codes for MRTGWGGTFTLVILFWIALLTAMGSVAQDAPQEAPPPDVDYSPYPEQSFPNRVFFGDTHLHTSYSTDAGMFGNTLDPDAAYRFAKGETVTSSTGVRARLQRPLDFLVVADHAENLGLSPLITESDKRLLANKWGKQVHDLTKAGKAGEAYAMWGAQVSERDDPLSGIEGLLDSMWKRITGFAEKHNTPGLFTAFIGYEWTSTPAGSNLHRNLIFRDGKQKADQVVPMSAYDSEDPEDLWQWMANYEKKTGGKILAIPHNGNLSNGLMFDRVTLTKREPLDKSYAERRSRWEPLYEVTQIKGTGETHPMLSPNDEFADYEIWDRGSFAAIKTEEMIPREYAREALKQGLADTVELGANPYKFGMIGSTDSHTSLATTAEDNFFGKATVVEPSANEIRFEEKITGYQPDPKGRDYAIRHYEASASGLAAVWARENTREALWDAMARKEVYATTGTRMVVRVFAGYDFTENDLSRSDFARYGYEKGVPMGGDLSRSDTAPAFLVRALRDPDGANLDRIQIVKGWRSADGKLHEKVYDVAVSGGRKIGADGRARKPVGNTVDVKAASYNNSIGAPFLQAHWKDPDFKSDQHAFYYVRVLEIPTPRWTTYDAKYFGVKLPDGVPTTIQERAYSSPVWYTP; via the coding sequence ATGCGAACAGGATGGGGTGGAACCTTTACACTGGTGATTCTTTTCTGGATCGCTCTACTAACGGCGATGGGCAGCGTGGCGCAGGATGCGCCACAAGAAGCACCGCCGCCGGATGTCGATTATTCCCCGTATCCCGAGCAAAGCTTTCCCAATCGCGTTTTCTTCGGCGACACCCACCTGCATACCAGCTATTCAACCGATGCGGGTATGTTCGGCAATACGCTCGATCCAGACGCCGCTTACCGTTTCGCCAAGGGGGAAACGGTCACATCGAGCACCGGTGTGCGTGCCCGCTTGCAGCGCCCCCTGGACTTTCTTGTGGTTGCCGACCATGCGGAGAACCTGGGCTTGTCGCCCCTGATTACTGAATCCGACAAGCGTCTGCTGGCGAACAAATGGGGAAAGCAGGTGCACGATCTCACCAAAGCGGGAAAAGCAGGGGAAGCTTATGCCATGTGGGGCGCGCAAGTCTCAGAGCGCGATGACCCTCTGAGCGGTATCGAAGGTTTGCTCGATTCGATGTGGAAGCGGATAACCGGTTTTGCAGAAAAACATAACACGCCGGGGCTGTTTACCGCCTTTATCGGTTATGAGTGGACCTCCACTCCCGCTGGCAGCAACCTGCACCGCAACCTGATTTTTCGCGATGGAAAGCAAAAGGCCGATCAAGTCGTTCCCATGTCTGCCTATGACTCGGAAGATCCGGAAGACCTCTGGCAGTGGATGGCCAATTACGAAAAGAAGACTGGCGGTAAAATTCTGGCGATTCCGCACAATGGCAACCTCTCCAATGGGCTGATGTTCGATCGGGTCACTTTGACCAAGCGTGAGCCATTGGATAAAAGCTATGCCGAGCGCCGCAGTCGTTGGGAGCCACTGTATGAGGTAACCCAGATAAAGGGCACGGGTGAGACACATCCGATGCTGTCGCCAAACGACGAGTTTGCCGACTACGAAATCTGGGACCGCGGTAGTTTTGCGGCTATAAAAACCGAAGAAATGATTCCCCGGGAATACGCGCGCGAAGCGCTCAAGCAGGGGCTGGCGGATACGGTGGAGCTGGGGGCCAACCCGTACAAGTTCGGCATGATTGGCAGTACCGACTCTCACACGTCACTCGCCACCACCGCAGAAGACAATTTCTTCGGCAAGGCAACGGTGGTCGAGCCGAGTGCTAACGAGATACGGTTCGAGGAAAAAATTACCGGCTACCAGCCCGACCCCAAGGGGCGTGATTATGCAATTCGCCACTATGAGGCCAGCGCCTCCGGTCTCGCTGCCGTGTGGGCGCGGGAAAATACACGCGAGGCGCTGTGGGATGCGATGGCGCGCAAGGAGGTATACGCCACCACTGGAACGCGCATGGTTGTGCGGGTGTTTGCTGGGTACGACTTTACCGAAAACGATCTGTCCCGATCCGATTTTGCCCGCTATGGATACGAGAAAGGCGTGCCCATGGGTGGGGATCTGAGCCGGTCGGACACGGCGCCGGCGTTTCTGGTGCGGGCGCTACGTGACCCCGACGGCGCGAATCTCGATCGTATCCAGATCGTCAAGGGTTGGCGGAGCGCCGATGGCAAGCTGCACGAAAAAGTGTACGACGTTGCGGTTTCCGGTGGGCGCAAAATCGGTGCCGATGGTCGTGCGCGCAAACCCGTGGGCAATACCGTGGATGTAAAAGCCGCCTCCTACAACAACAGTATTGGTGCGCCCTTTCTGCAGGCACACTGGAAGGATCCTGACTTCAAAAGCGATCAACACGCCTTTTATTACGTAAGGGTGCTGGAGATTCCTACCCCCCGGTGGACCACATATGACGCGAAATATTTTGGTGTGAAGTTGCCGGATGGGGTTCCCACCACCATTCAGGAGCGGGCCTATTCATCGCCGGTCTGGTATACGCCATAG
- a CDS encoding P-II family nitrogen regulator, with protein MKLITAVVKPFKLDDVRTALSEVGVQGMTVTEVKGFGRQKGHTELYRGAEYVVDFLPKVKLELAVDDSMVDSAVEAITKAAQTGKIGDGKIFITALEEVIRIRTGETGSEAV; from the coding sequence ATGAAATTGATTACGGCTGTAGTTAAGCCATTCAAACTGGACGACGTGCGCACTGCGCTGTCCGAAGTCGGTGTACAGGGCATGACTGTTACTGAAGTCAAAGGCTTCGGTCGCCAGAAGGGTCATACCGAGCTCTACCGCGGCGCTGAATACGTCGTGGACTTTCTGCCCAAGGTAAAACTGGAACTGGCGGTGGACGACAGCATGGTCGACAGTGCCGTTGAAGCCATCACCAAAGCCGCGCAGACCGGCAAGATCGGTGACGGCAAAATCTTTATCACTGCGCTCGAAGAAGTCATCCGTATCCGCACCGGCGAAACCGGCAGCGAAGCGGTCTGA
- a CDS encoding ammonium transporter, with amino-acid sequence MENQIFQLQYAIDTFYFLVCGALVMWMAAGFAMLEAGLVRSKNTTEILTKNVALYAIACTMYLVSGYAIMYDGGWLLNGIQDFDLEGVLAASAENGFEGDSVYSGASDFFFQVVFVATAMSIVSGAVAERMKLWSFLVFAVALTGFIYPMEGSWTWGGAEVFGLYNLGDLGFSDFAGSGIVHMAGAAAALAGVLLLGARKGKYGPNGEIYAIPGANLPLATLGTFILWMGWFGFNGGSVLKLGDAANAHSVAMVFLNTNAAAAGGAVAALITGRILFGKADLTMLLNGALAGLVAITAEPSTPTALQATLFGALGGILVVFSIITLDKLKIDDPVGAISVHGVVGLLGLLLVPVTNDGSSFSGQLIGAATIFVWVFAASFAVWFALKLITGIRVTEEEEQQGVDLAECGMEAYPEFMSK; translated from the coding sequence ATGGAAAATCAAATTTTTCAATTGCAGTACGCAATTGATACATTTTATTTCCTCGTGTGTGGTGCACTGGTCATGTGGATGGCAGCGGGCTTTGCCATGCTGGAAGCGGGCCTGGTGCGTTCCAAGAACACCACTGAAATTCTTACCAAAAACGTGGCTCTGTACGCGATCGCGTGCACCATGTATCTCGTTAGCGGTTACGCCATCATGTACGACGGCGGCTGGCTGCTGAACGGCATTCAGGACTTCGATCTCGAAGGTGTACTCGCTGCCTCCGCAGAAAATGGATTCGAAGGCGATTCCGTTTACTCCGGTGCGTCCGATTTCTTCTTCCAGGTAGTGTTCGTCGCTACAGCAATGTCCATCGTTTCCGGTGCAGTTGCTGAGCGTATGAAGCTGTGGAGCTTCCTGGTATTCGCTGTTGCCCTGACCGGCTTCATCTACCCGATGGAAGGTTCCTGGACCTGGGGTGGTGCTGAAGTATTCGGCCTGTACAACCTGGGCGACCTGGGCTTCTCCGACTTCGCCGGTTCCGGCATCGTTCACATGGCGGGTGCCGCTGCTGCTCTGGCTGGCGTACTGTTGCTGGGTGCTCGTAAAGGTAAATACGGTCCGAACGGCGAAATCTACGCCATCCCCGGTGCCAACCTGCCGCTGGCTACCCTCGGTACCTTCATCCTGTGGATGGGCTGGTTCGGCTTCAACGGTGGTTCCGTTCTGAAACTGGGCGATGCTGCCAACGCACACTCCGTGGCCATGGTGTTCCTGAATACCAACGCTGCCGCCGCTGGTGGTGCCGTAGCCGCGCTGATCACCGGTCGCATCCTGTTCGGCAAAGCTGACCTGACCATGCTGCTGAACGGCGCCCTGGCCGGCCTGGTAGCCATTACCGCTGAGCCCTCCACCCCGACTGCCCTGCAGGCAACCCTGTTCGGCGCCCTGGGCGGTATCCTGGTGGTATTCTCCATCATCACCCTGGACAAGCTGAAGATCGATGATCCCGTTGGTGCTATCTCCGTGCACGGTGTGGTTGGTCTGCTGGGTCTGCTGCTGGTACCAGTTACCAACGACGGCTCTTCCTTCAGCGGTCAGCTGATCGGCGCTGCCACCATCTTCGTATGGGTATTTGCCGCCTCCTTCGCTGTCTGGTTCGCCCTCAAGCTCATCACCGGTATCCGTGTTACCGAGGAAGAAGAGCAGCAAGGTGTTGACTTGGCCGAGTGCGGAATGGAAGCTTATCCGGAATTTATGAGCAAGTAA
- a CDS encoding P-II family nitrogen regulator, producing the protein MKLVTAIIKPFKLDAVRDALAEAGVKGITVSEVKGFGRQKGHTELYRGAEYVVDFLPKTMLQIAVEDSQVDSVLEAIGTAAQSGKIGDGKIFVANLEQAIRIRTGETGAEAI; encoded by the coding sequence ATGAAACTGGTAACCGCAATTATCAAACCTTTCAAGCTCGACGCAGTGCGCGATGCACTGGCCGAGGCTGGTGTTAAAGGCATCACGGTGAGCGAAGTCAAAGGTTTTGGGCGGCAGAAAGGCCATACCGAACTCTATCGTGGAGCCGAGTATGTGGTGGATTTTCTGCCTAAAACCATGTTGCAGATCGCCGTTGAAGACAGCCAGGTAGATTCTGTGTTGGAAGCTATCGGCACTGCAGCGCAAAGCGGCAAGATCGGTGACGGCAAGATCTTTGTTGCAAACCTTGAGCAGGCAATCCGCATTCGTACCGGTGAAACCGGCGCGGAAGCGATCTAA
- a CDS encoding TorF family putative porin, whose protein sequence is MNNKVAALVSGSVLAMAISGAATAADGPSFSANVGVVSDYRFRGISQTDTGPAVQGGVDLDMGNGVYLGTWASQVDFAYGADETKFEQDFYGGYAGETAGGVGYDVGYIYYAYHGSDWDEDYQEVYGSLSFGDASLGFAYSDDYWLQSGAFYYLSAGYSFSLANDISLDLSAGLNLFDEEIFLDGSDSYIDYSVSVGKEFGGLALSASLVGTDVSDQECFYTDWCEPTVLAGASYSW, encoded by the coding sequence TTGAATAACAAAGTTGCCGCCCTCGTATCCGGAAGCGTACTGGCCATGGCCATTAGCGGTGCAGCAACTGCTGCTGACGGTCCCAGCTTTAGCGCCAATGTTGGCGTGGTGAGCGACTACCGCTTCCGCGGTATTTCCCAGACCGACACCGGCCCGGCAGTGCAGGGCGGCGTGGACCTCGATATGGGTAACGGCGTTTACCTGGGTACCTGGGCATCCCAGGTGGACTTCGCCTACGGCGCAGACGAGACCAAATTCGAACAGGACTTCTACGGCGGTTATGCCGGCGAGACTGCGGGCGGCGTGGGCTACGACGTGGGCTACATCTACTACGCCTACCACGGTAGTGACTGGGATGAAGATTACCAGGAAGTGTACGGCAGCCTGAGCTTCGGCGACGCCAGCCTGGGCTTCGCCTACTCCGACGACTACTGGCTGCAAAGTGGTGCTTTCTACTATCTGAGCGCCGGTTACTCCTTCAGTCTGGCGAACGATATCTCGTTGGACCTGAGCGCTGGCCTGAACTTGTTTGATGAAGAGATCTTCCTGGATGGATCGGATTCCTACATCGATTACTCCGTGTCTGTTGGCAAGGAGTTTGGCGGTCTGGCTCTGAGCGCTTCTCTGGTAGGAACCGATGTAAGCGACCAGGAATGTTTCTACACCGATTGGTGTGAGCCGACTGTACTGGCTGGTGCTTCATACAGCTGGTAA
- a CDS encoding accessory factor UbiK family protein, with product MARDKLQQLLSELQQQGAVISSDLRDALEVAMGKLPLVSQREFDIQAAKLARAEEKLAQLEAQVRDLESRLDD from the coding sequence GTGGCCCGGGATAAATTGCAACAGTTATTAAGTGAGCTGCAACAACAGGGGGCAGTCATCAGCAGTGACCTGCGCGATGCACTGGAAGTCGCGATGGGTAAATTGCCACTGGTAAGCCAGCGCGAATTTGACATCCAGGCAGCCAAGCTGGCGCGGGCGGAGGAGAAGCTCGCACAACTGGAGGCGCAGGTCCGGGATCTAGAAAGCCGACTGGACGACTGA